The Deinococcus aestuarii nucleotide sequence GAACACCAAACGTGGACCTCAAGGTCCAATATAGGGGCTGACCGGTTCTATTCTGCGAGACAATCGTCGAGCCATGACTGAGCGATACAGAGTAGTACTTTCCCATTTCCTCGAAGCCACGCCCAAGGTTATCTCCATACCGTGCCGCCTGTAACCCGGCCACCCCAACAATAAGGAGCACACCAGAGATAAGCAAACCCATAAGTAGTCTGACACGCAACCTCGAAAGTAGGGCCGATGTTAGCATAATGGAGACAAGGGTATCCAAGAAGAGGATCCGAGCTCCATATAGGTTGGAGGCAGCGAACAGAAGCATTACAGGTAGCGCCAGCATAAGAAGTGACGAGCGGATGCCTTTATGCAGTACTAACGGCACAACAGCCACAGGCAGAATGTAATTTAAACTGATGAGATAACTGACCGTCCTGGGAGCATTATACTGCACATCGATGATAAATTGGGTACGGCCGAAATTTGCAATGGCGTTGGTCAAACCGCCGTACAACTCCACAAGTTGCCCTATAAGAAGTATATTTCCCAGGGAGACCATTACTATCAAGACAACGGATGCTTTCCATACCAACGGACCAAAGACAGTAGAAGCGGGTACCTTGAGCCTACTAGCCAGGCGCTCCCACAGGAGCGCATAGACTAAATATACGATTGCTGGAATCGAAACGAAAACAACATATGCAAAGGTGAATGACGATTTCCCCCAGATCAGAACAAGGGCGAGCACAGTCTGAAGGCTGATGATCCAGATGGGATTGAATACCAGCGCGAAGGGCTTCTTATAACTCATTATACGCTTCCAAAGTTTTTTGCCCTACGTCAGGCCAGGTCAGAGAAGGTGGGAAGGGTGGAGCGGGAAGGTTCTGGGAGAGGGCTTTTATTAAGGCTGCCCTCAAGCTCACTACGCTGTACGGCGTGCACACGAAAACATGTTCCTCTAACCAGTTGCCGAAATAGGTATCGACCGGGCAGAATTCCCGGGATGACACGACGATCTTGAGCCCGGAAGCCAGGGCTTCCAAGCTACTCAGCCCGGGAGATTCCCGAAAAGAGGGTAAGGCATGGACTGTATGCTCGTGCATAAGCTTGACCATCTCCTCCTGTGGCAGATGATCTTCTATCAAAGTGACGTTGTGTCTGGCCGCCTCGGCCCTCACGCGTTGGTTATATCTTAGATGATGACCTGCCCGGCCAATCAGGGTCAACTTCACGTCGGGCATCTTTGCCACCGCGCGTATCAGGGCAAGCTGGTTTTTGGTTGGCTCTATGCGCGCACAGCAGATGACCCCTGCTCTTCTGGCTGAGGGCTCCGGCCTGAAGATGCCGGTGTCCACCGCATTCATCACAACACGGTGAGGAGGCAGGTTAATGCCGAAGTCCCGCCGCAGGCACCTCATCTCTTCCTCCGAATTAGGCAACAGGAGATCGGCCGCCCTGATGGTGTCTCGTATCTCCGACAACCACCCCGAGCGGAAGGTCTTCACAGCTACCCGGAAAAACGGATGACTCAACGCCCAGAGTGGGTTGGGAACACCGAAGAAGCTGGAGAGCAGGCTGCTCTGTTGTGCGTGACTCAAATCCCACCATATCGTGGAGAAAACTGTGGGCTTACCGGCATGACGGGCCGCACGCAAAGCCGGCAGGGAACTTCTGGGCGTCTGGG carries:
- a CDS encoding glycosyltransferase family 4 protein, which codes for MQKTAAALEALGVQVRLGQPTAESLKWSDIVHVFNAQTPRSSLPALRAARHAGKPTVFSTIWWDLSHAQQSSLLSSFFGVPNPLWALSHPFFRVAVKTFRSGWLSEIRDTIRAADLLLPNSEEEMRCLRRDFGINLPPHRVVMNAVDTGIFRPEPSARRAGVICCARIEPTKNQLALIRAVAKMPDVKLTLIGRAGHHLRYNQRVRAEAARHNVTLIEDHLPQEEMVKLMHEHTVHALPSFRESPGLSSLEALASGLKIVVSSREFCPVDTYFGNWLEEHVFVCTPYSVVSLRAALIKALSQNLPAPPFPPSLTWPDVGQKTLEAYNEL